A part of Puniceicoccaceae bacterium genomic DNA contains:
- a CDS encoding GspE/PulE family protein, protein MIESLGVDTHPMRRESAVYDAVIERQWLDEEALLQCIADREGIGFRSHLDEALSESEAQHLRAWVPAAVVDEFSVIPLESAEGELTLAQTYPCDYDALDRIACQLDMDVAVVLVPKASFQSWRNRLYGANVPEERVRVDETTSAAMQVSKLGMVQESPPSTRSARDGDLEGQVSRYVDWILTEAMRRRASDIHFEPMAQHFQIRCRVDGVLQRLDQPALERQEAILSRVKLMAGMDIAEKRLPQDGHFQVDDAERSVDFRVSTVPSTHGEGIVIRILDTQSMQLDLDELGMLPAHRDAFERAITAPDGMVLVTGPTGSGKSTTLYSALSHLNEASRKILTIEDPVEIQMDGINQVQVRPEVELTFSAALRSMLRQAPNVIMVGEIRDTETADIAVHAALTGHAVFSTLHTNDAPSAFTRLMDMGVRPALLAAALRAVLAQRLVRRIAAQAALPFVIQPWQVRMLGPGFEELAGATFFQAGQDGSQYRGRLAIFEIVEVDEALRELMDSHLSLQRLRRFLHDREFASLRQDAVEKALMGWTTLDEVFAVTLPVDPATG, encoded by the coding sequence CTGAAGCGCAGCATCTGCGCGCATGGGTGCCCGCAGCGGTTGTCGATGAATTTTCCGTGATCCCCCTGGAGTCTGCAGAAGGAGAACTCACGCTCGCGCAGACCTATCCCTGCGATTATGATGCGCTTGATCGGATTGCCTGTCAGCTCGATATGGATGTGGCAGTGGTGCTGGTCCCGAAGGCAAGCTTTCAGAGCTGGCGAAATCGCCTCTATGGAGCGAACGTCCCGGAAGAAAGGGTGCGGGTGGATGAAACCACATCGGCTGCGATGCAAGTGTCAAAACTCGGCATGGTGCAGGAATCGCCTCCAAGCACAAGAAGTGCGCGGGATGGGGATCTGGAGGGCCAGGTGAGTCGCTATGTGGATTGGATTTTGACGGAAGCCATGCGGCGCCGGGCATCGGACATTCATTTTGAACCCATGGCGCAACACTTCCAGATCCGGTGTCGTGTGGATGGTGTGCTCCAGCGCCTTGACCAACCCGCGTTGGAGCGTCAGGAAGCGATCCTCTCACGGGTCAAGCTGATGGCAGGCATGGACATTGCCGAAAAACGATTGCCACAGGATGGTCATTTTCAGGTGGATGACGCGGAACGTTCGGTGGATTTTCGGGTTTCGACGGTGCCATCGACTCACGGTGAAGGCATCGTGATCCGCATCCTCGATACACAGAGTATGCAGCTCGATCTCGATGAGTTGGGAATGCTGCCTGCGCATCGGGATGCATTCGAACGAGCCATCACCGCGCCGGACGGAATGGTGCTGGTCACGGGGCCGACAGGGTCCGGGAAATCCACTACACTGTATTCCGCATTGAGTCATCTCAATGAGGCTTCACGCAAGATTCTCACGATTGAAGATCCGGTGGAAATCCAGATGGATGGTATCAATCAGGTGCAGGTGCGACCCGAGGTGGAACTCACCTTCAGTGCAGCCCTTCGTTCGATGCTGCGCCAGGCTCCGAATGTGATCATGGTTGGGGAGATCAGGGACACTGAAACTGCCGACATTGCGGTGCACGCTGCGTTGACGGGACATGCGGTATTCAGCACCTTGCACACCAACGACGCGCCCAGTGCGTTCACTCGATTGATGGACATGGGCGTTCGCCCAGCGCTGCTGGCCGCTGCGTTACGCGCCGTGCTGGCCCAGCGACTGGTCCGTCGTATCGCGGCACAGGCAGCGCTGCCATTTGTGATTCAACCGTGGCAGGTGCGAATGCTCGGTCCGGGATTTGAGGAACTCGCGGGTGCGACCTTTTTTCAGGCAGGGCAGGATGGCTCACAATACCGGGGAAGGCTGGCGATTTTTGAAATCGTGGAAGTCGATGAAGCCTTGCGCGAACTCATGGACTCCCATCTGTCGCTGCAACGGCTGCGTCGATTTTTACATGACAGAGAGTTTGCCTCGCTGCGTCAGGATGCGGTAGAAAAAGCATTGATGGGGTGGACCACGCTGGACGAGGTCTTCGCTGTCACCTTACCGGTCGATCCCGCGACAGGCTGA